Proteins from a genomic interval of Centroberyx gerrardi isolate f3 chromosome 23, fCenGer3.hap1.cur.20231027, whole genome shotgun sequence:
- the msantd1 gene encoding myb/SANT-like DNA-binding domain-containing protein 1 encodes MASEDSFNYLVPGHSEKHRRARNWTDGEMKALLYVWEEHHNELKMSKRNAKVYEKMSQRFFELTGEQRYKEEIKMKITNMSFQYRRLKCTTNESGEMPDWPYYKAIEKILSKPLENGRMNSFEFQSSTAGPSTSSQSTETLVPQSEEGLMGFLPEYTGSSDEVEMKQEVDSLSSDSVHTLGSSSHPAPARKKRAYVKQMSMKRKKLRVMQSMLQEQRRVSRAVEETCREVRRAMHQQNFLQVQCLQLQERMMNLLEKMIQPPAATSASWAPGGAKDPGKA; translated from the exons ATGGCTTCAGAGGACAGTTTCAACTACCTAGTGCCGGGCCACAGTGAGAAGCACAGGCGGGCCCGAAACTGGACCGATGGTGAAATGAAAGCGCTCCTGTACGTGTGGGAGGAACACCACAACGAGCTGAAAATGAGCAAGAGGAACGCAAAGGTGTACGAGAAGATGTCCCAGAGGTTTTTCGAGCTGACTGGAGAACAACGCTACAAAGAGGAGATCAAGATGAAAATCACCAACATGTCTTTCCAGTACAG GAGACTGAAATGCACCACCAATGAGAGTGGGGAGATGCCAGACTGGCCATATTACAAGGCCATCGAGAAGATCCTGTCTAAGCCGCTGGAGAACGGGAGGATGAACTCCTTTGAGTTCCAGTCCTCCACCGCAGGTCCCTCCACTTCCTCCCAGTCTACAGAGACCCTGGTGCCCCAGTCAGAAGAGGGGCTGATGGGCTTCCTGCCAGAGTACACAGGCTCCTCTGATGAGGTGGAGATGAAACAAGAAGTGGACTCTTTGAGCTCTGACAGTGTGCACACGCTGGGCTCCAG ctCCCATCCGGCCCCAGCCAGGAAGAAGCGCGCTTACGTCAAGCAAATGTCCATGAAGAGGAAGAAACTGCGGGTCATGCAGTCCATGCtgcaggagcagaggagggtGAGCCGGGCCGTGGAGGAGACGTGCAGGGAGGTCCGCCGGGCCATGCACCAGCAGAACTTCCTGCAGGTCCAGTGTCTTCAGCTCCAGGAGCGTATGATGAACCTGCTGGAGAAAATGATCCAGCCCCCCGCCGCCACGTCAGCCTCCTGGGCTCCGGGCGGGGCCAAAGACCCCGGGAAGGCGTGA